One segment of Plasmodium vinckei vinckei genome assembly, chromosome: PVVCY_04 DNA contains the following:
- a CDS encoding ATP-dependent Clp protease proteolytic subunit, putative: MIYLILFILLISIKNNTIETKQNIKKPNTLTFINFSNTNLLEPPKKRIKDKFNSTQNSKWNLLANDSILSKNIEGLNNVKNVKNISKNLDETKVNTNNDVTKVDQETGSEIRQNVMEKMLEKILKKKKYKKLEKLLSCNNSIKDMKKNIKLYFFKKRIIYLTDEINKKTSDELIKQLLYLDNINHNDIKIYINSPGGSINEGLAILDIFNYIKSDIQTISFGLVASMASVILASGKKGKRKSFPNCRIMIHQPLGNAFGHPHDIEIQTKEILYLKKLLYYYLSKFTNKSEETIEKHSDRDYYMNALEAKEYGIVDEVVETKLPHPYFPDLTKS, from the coding sequence atgatatatttaatattgtttataCTTTTGATctcaataaaaaataatacgattgaaacaaaacaaaacatAAAGAAACCAAACACCTTAACattcataaatttttcaaatacaaatttattagaacccccaaaaaaaagaataaaagaTAAGTTTAATAGTACCCAAAATAGTAAATGGAATTTATTAGCAAATGATAGCATattaagtaaaaatatagaaggtctaaataatgtaaaaaatgtaaaaaatatttccaaAAATTTAGACGAGACTAAAGTAAATACAAACAATGATGTTACAAAAGTAGATCAAGAAACCGGAAGTGAGATCAGACAAAATgtaatggaaaaaatgttagagaaaatactaaaaaaaaaaaaatataaaaaattggaaaaattattatcctGTAACAACAGTATTAAagatatgaaaaaaaatataaaattatatttttttaaaaaaagaataatatatttaaccgatgaaataaataaaaaaacatcaGATGAACTTATTAAgcaattattatatttagataatataaatcataatgatataaagatatatattaattctCCTGGTGGTTCAATAAATGAGGGTTTAGCAATTTtagatatttttaattatatcaaaTCAGATATACAAACAATTTCATTTGGTTTAGTAGCCTCAATGGCATCAGTAATTTTAGCAAGCGggaaaaaaggaaaaagaaaatcatTCCCCAATTGTCGAATTATGATACATCAACCACTTGGTAATGCATTTGGTCATCCTCATGACATTGAAATCCAAACAAAAGAAATACTCTATCTTAAAAAActgttatattattacttatcaaaatttacaaataaaagtGAAGAAACAATTGAAAAACATTCAGACAGagattattatatgaatgcTTTAGAAGCAAAAGAATATGGAATTGTTGATGAAGTTGTTGAAACAAAATTGCCTCATCCTTATTTTCCTGATCTAACCAAGAGTtga
- a CDS encoding EB1 homolog, putative encodes MHEGKETFSFGNMDSGVVVSRKELIEWVNSFLKLNITKIEQCSNGAIYIQLLDILFPNKSVLHKAKWNARMEYECIINYKLIQSVFNKLGIKKDMDIDKLIKGKYQDNLELLQWFKAFFERLVDYNNEEIANYDAMERRKICILGERGDYKLLNNYMPDWAKVDLNLIKDKIVSNNSKKNTDPIPNTYQNMNTTNLIPTSSSSANIQSNINTKNNQTTNNIHSHNNRSRSLSRKDLKRNEKPNNLASTTIKYNNSHTSKDISFQKKKLTTMGPDTIKTNNRLSILNKLTSQSTMPSYYNKNSISENSKDNISLIDQNKKLKNLLENKNQEIILLQNKLQEEQCEKKIILFEKNFYYNKLRFLELLCHQTNNDSILINDIHQIIYARENTYFHQTISTQNQEDTNDDGNNNGIIQNNNDCTEQYGMENGEQHAIGSHIE; translated from the coding sequence GAGcaatttatatacaattattaGATATCCTATTTCCAAATAAATCTGTTTTACATAAAGCAAAATGGAATGCCAGAATGGAATATGAATGTATAATAAACTATAAACTAATACAAAgtgtttttaataaattaggaataaaaaaagatatgGATATAGATAAACTtataaaaggaaaatatcAAGATAATCTAGAATTACTACAATGGTTTAAAGCATTTTTTGAAAGACTTGttgattataataatgaggAAATTGCTAATTATGATGCTATGGAAAGACggaaaatatgtatattaggAGAGAGAGGAGATTATAAACTTTTAAATAACTATATGCCAGATTGGGCAAAAGTTGATTTAAATCttataaaagataaaattgtttcaaataattccaaaaaaaatacggACCCTATACCCAATACAtatcaaaatatgaacaCTACAAACTTAATTCCAACTTCAAGCAGTTCAGCAAATATCCAGTCTAACATTAATACAAAGAACAACCAAactacaaataatattcattCTCATAACAATCGTAGTAGAAGTTTAAGTAGAAAagatttaaaaagaaatgaaaaacCTAATAATTTAGCTAGTACAACTATTAAGTATAATAATTCTCATACTTCGAAAGACATAagttttcaaaaaaaaaaattaacaacaATGGGACCTGATACTATTAAGACAAACAATAGATTATCCATTCTAAACAAATTAACTTCTCAAAGTACTATGCcttcatattataataaaaatagtatatcTGAAAACTCAAAagataatatatcattaattgatcaaaataaaaaattaaaaaatttattggaaaataaaaatcaagaaattatattattacaaaataaattacaaGAAGAAcaatgtgaaaaaaaaattattttatttgaaaaaaatttttattataataagtTAAGATTTTTAGAATTGTTATGTCATCAAACAAATAATGATTCCATActaataaatgatatacatcaaataatatatgcacgAGAAAACACCTACTTTCATCAAACAATCTCGACACAAAATCAAGAAGATACTAATGATGATGGAAATAACAACGGGATTATCCAAAACAACAATGACTGCACTGAGCAGTATGGAATGGAAAATGGTGAGCAACATGCCATCGGTTCTCATATAGAATAA
- a CDS encoding T-complex protein 1 subunit eta, putative yields the protein MSHLMSLPIVLLKDGTDKAQGKSQIIRNINACQVIVDIVKTTLGPRGMDKLIYTERDVTITNDGATVMNLLNISHPAASILVDIAKSQDDEVGDGTTSVVVVAGELLNEAKVLLNDGIEPNMIIDGFRNACNVSINKLNDLSLSFVNKSEEEKKNILLKCAQTALNSKLISNHKNFFAELVVNAAYQLGDNLDKSNIGIKKVTGGSCLDTQLIYGVAFKKTFSYAGFEQQPKKFNNPKILLLNVELELKAEKENAEVRIDNPNEYNSIVQAEWDIIFQKLNLIKNSGANIVLSRLPIGDIATQFFADNDIFCAGRVEDADLKRTATATGAIIQTSLFNLNESILGNCGLFEEVQIGNERYNIFKECLKTKAVTIILRGGAKQFIEEVERSINDAIMIVLRCIGNSEIVPGAGSIEMQLSKHLRIYSRSICNKEQIVLYAFAKALESIPRYLSHNAGYDSTDILNKLRKKHSEEANDIWYGVDCLEGDIINAYSNCIFEVTKIKRNVIYSATEAACLILSIDETIRNPSSMDKQPRNNPYA from the exons ATGAGTCATTTAATG TCTCTTCCCATTGTCCTTCTAAAAGATGGAACAGATAAAGCTCAGGGCAAAAGTCAAATAATTCGAAATATCAATGCATGTCAGGTAATTGTTGATATTGTAAAAACAACGTTAGGACCAAGAGGTATGGATAAACTTATTTATACAGAAAGAGATGTAACAATAACTAATGATGGTGCTACAGTAATGAAcctattaaatatatctcATCCAGCTGCATCTATATTAGTTGATATTGCAAAGTCTCAAGATGATGAGGTTGGAGATGGTACAACTTCTGTTGTTGTAGTTGCTGGTGAATTACTTAATGAAGCTAAAGTATTATTAAACGATGGAATCGAACCAAATATGATTATTGATGGATTTAGAAATGCATGTAATGTAtctataaacaaattaaatgatttaaGTTTAAgttttgtaaataaaagtgaagaagaaaaaaaaaatatattattaaaatgtgCACAAACAGCATTAAATTCTAAATTAATATcaaatcataaaaatttttttgcgGAACTAGTAGTTAATGCTGCTTATCAGTTAGGAGATAATTTAGATAAATCTAATATaggtataaaaaaagtaacaGGTGGATCTTGTTTAGATACTCAATTAATTTATGGTGTtgcttttaaaaaaacattttcatATGCAGGTTTTGAACAACAAcctaaaaaatttaataaccctaaaatattattattaaatgtaGAATTAGAATTAAAAgctgaaaaagaaaatgcaGAAGTAAGGATTGATAATccaaatgaatataattcaaTAGTTCAAGCTGAATGGgatattatatttcaaaaattaaatttaataaaaaatagtggagcaaatattgttttatcTAGACTTCCTATAGGAGATATAGCTACACAATTTTTTGCTGACaatgatattttttgtgcAGGTCGAGTTGAAGATGCAGATTTAAAAAGAACAGCAACTGCAACAGGAGCTATTATTCAAacatcattatttaatttaaatgaatcCATATTAGGAAATTGTGGTTTATTTGAAGAAGTACAAATAGGTAATGAAAgatataacatatttaaagaatgtttaaaaacaaaagctGTTACTATAATTTTAAGAGGTGGTGCAAAACAATTTATAGAAGAAGTTGAAAGATCCATAAATGATGCAATAATGATTGTTTTAAGATGCATAGGCAATTCAGAAATAGTACCAGGTGCTGGATCTATTGAAATGCAACTATCAAAACATTTAAGAATCTATAGTAGATCAATTTGTAATAAAGAACAAATAGTTTTATATGCTTTTGCTAAAGCATTAGAATCCATTCCAAGATATTTATCTCATAATGCTGGCTATGATTCTACAGATatattaaacaaattaagaaaaaaacattcCGAAGAAGCCAATGATATATGGTATGGAGTTGATTGCTTAGAAGGCGATATTATTAATGCATATTCTAATTGTATTTTTGAAGTtactaaaataaaaagaaatgtaATTTATAGTGCTACTGAAGCTGCATGCTTAATATTGTCAATTGATGAAACCATACGAAATCCAAGTAGTATGGATAAGCAACCAAGAAACAACCCATATGCCTAA
- a CDS encoding DNA polymerase delta small subunit, putative, producing METQIADSDVNKILSQMNSKKERETEDECEFPLYKKLKKKHYNYENNSSNFILTKPTYTQQFSSIYSIRISIMRKLLIKTLQKLNVEMGENLKGSIKQESDEDVKGNIKQENDEKSNYHVLEYLKDITVNEKCYCIGTIFKKMDLRPSILKEYISEIDYLDTVINYSQDQDVLFLEDETARLKLEGNINSDHYVTGLTVIIKGVGMSNGSIHVDELIYAYLPKIEIPKCISNDDKYILFVSGLYINEQNTNINNISLLRNFILGLHGDKFISQNLIRLVIVGNSLGNIDTDVNDMNVIDTFLSSLCSSVYVDLMPGEKDPSDSTLPQQPFPNMFFKKSKKYDSFQCVTNPYMFSIDNVNVCCMSGEPVNNITSFSKITKLDALKMIAKSRILSPTSPDTLGCYPYINNDPFCIQDDNIYPHIFVSGNCSKLEMQYLENENKLPFLVCLPDFSVTPKALAINIKNMEYKILSFNIQEGE from the coding sequence ATGGAAACACAAATAGCGGATAGTgatgttaataaaatattaagcCAAATGAATAGTAAGAAGGAAAGAGAAACGGAAGATGAATGTGAATTtcctttatataaaaaattaaaaaaaaaacattataactatgaaaataattcaagcaattttatattaaccAAACCAACATACACACAACAATTTAGCTCGATATATAGCATACGAATAAGTATAATGcgaaaattattaataaaaacgTTACAAAAGCTAAATGTAGAAATGGGTGAGAATTTAAAGGGAAGCATAAAACAGGAAAGTGATGAAGATGTGAAGGGAAACATAAAAcaagaaaatgatgaaaaaagcAATTATCACGTCTTGGAATATTTGAAAGATATTACggttaatgaaaaatgctATTGTATTGggacaatttttaaaaaaatggatttaAGGCCAtcaattttaaaagaatatatcAGTGAAATTGACTATCTTGATACagtaataaattattcacAAGATCAagatgttttatttttagaagATGAAACAGCACGATTAAAATTGGAAGGGAATATAAATAGTGATCATTATGTTACTGGTTTGACTGTAATTATAAAGGGAGTCGGTATGAGTAATGGCTCAATACATGTAGatgaattaatatatgcatatttgcCAAAAATTGAAATTCCTAAATGTATTAGCAatgatgataaatatatattatttgtttcaggattatatataaatgaacaaaatacaaatataaataatatatcattattaagaaattttattttaggATTACATGGagataaatttatttctcaaaatttaattagATTAGTTATAGTTGGTAATTCACTTGGAAATATAGATACAGATGTAAATGATATGAATGTAATTgacacatttttatcatcttTATGTTCATCAGTTTATGTTGATTTAATGCCAGGAGAAAAAGATCCAAGTGATTCTACTTTACCTCAACAACCATTTccaaatatgttttttaaaaaatcaaaaaaatatgattctTTTCAATGTGTTACAAATCCATATATGTTTTCAATTGATAATGTAAATGTATGTTGTATGTCTGGTGAGCCagttaataatattacttCCTTCTCTAAAATTACTAAATTAGATGCCCTTAAAATGATAGCAAAAAGTAGAATATTATCTCCTACTTCACCAGACACATTAGGATGTTAcccatatataaataatgatccATTCTGTATTCaagatgataatatttatccACATATTTTTGTCAGTGGAAATTGTTCAAAATTAGAAATGCAATActtagaaaatgaaaacaaacTTCCTTTTTTGGTATGCCTACCAGATTTTAGTGTCACACCTAAAGCATTAGCTAttaatatcaaaaatatggaatataaaattttatccTTCAATATTCAAGAAGGGGAATAA